GAGTCAGTCCCTGGCCAAACTGACGTCCTTCGTCGGCAGACGCCGTACGCTGATCATCGACGAAGCGCAGCATATCCGGGAAATCGGACTGAATCTCAAGCTGCTCGCCGATCACGTCGAGGGACTTCGGATCATTGCCACGGGCTCGTCCTCCTTCGACCTGGCTCATCAAACCGGAGAGCCCCTGACCGGCCGCAAGTATACCCTGTTGCTACTGCCCCTCGCACAACTGGAACTCCAGGAAACCGAATCCGCGCACCAGACCAGGGCCCACCTTGAACAAAGGCTGATCTACGGGTCGTATCCTGAGGTCGTCCTCATGGACTCGAACGAAGACCGGCAGCTCTATATAAAGGAACTGATCGCATCCTATCTTTTCAGGGACATACTCCAGCTGGAAGGCATACGCCATGCGGATAAGCTGCTCAGGATGCTGCAACTGGTTGCTTTCCAAATCGGCCACGAGGTGTCGACTTCCGAACTGGGCACCCAGTTGGGCATGAACGCAAGCACCGTTGATCGCTATCTCGACCTGCTGGAGAAATCCTATATCCTCTACAGCCGCCGTGGATTCAGCCGCAATCTGCGTAAGGAAATATCCAAGAGCCGCCGATACTATTTTTACGACAACGGCATAAGAAACGGATTGATCAGCAACTTCAACCCACTGACCATGCGGGATGATGCTGGGGTATTATGGGAAAACTACATCCTGGCGGAGCGATTGAAGTACAACCTGTACAACGGCCGTCTGGCCGAAAGCTACTTCTGGCGTACCTACGACCGCCAGGAGATCGACCTGGTCGAGGAGTGGGGGGGCAAGCTTCTCGCCACGGAACTGAAGTGGCCTGCCAAATCAAGCCGGGCACCTGGTGCGTGGCGCAAGGCCTATCCCGACAGTTCGTTCCAGGTCGTTCATCCGGAGAACTATCTCGAGTTTATAACTGGCTCCGCACCTTAATCTAGCTCCGAGCCTAAAACTAGCTCTGCGCTGTGACCGTCTCCGCCTCGTGATCCACCGGGAAGTTC
The nucleotide sequence above comes from Gemmatimonadota bacterium. Encoded proteins:
- a CDS encoding ATP-binding protein, whose amino-acid sequence is MAELYIPQAQLSRLVHLVMPGKVVVVYGPRRVGKTTLIKRYIREHDPDALLVTGEDIVVREYLESQSLAKLTSFVGRRRTLIIDEAQHIREIGLNLKLLADHVEGLRIIATGSSSFDLAHQTGEPLTGRKYTLLLLPLAQLELQETESAHQTRAHLEQRLIYGSYPEVVLMDSNEDRQLYIKELIASYLFRDILQLEGIRHADKLLRMLQLVAFQIGHEVSTSELGTQLGMNASTVDRYLDLLEKSYILYSRRGFSRNLRKEISKSRRYYFYDNGIRNGLISNFNPLTMRDDAGVLWENYILAERLKYNLYNGRLAESYFWRTYDRQEIDLVEEWGGKLLATELKWPAKSSRAPGAWRKAYPDSSFQVVHPENYLEFITGSAP